A region from the Sphingomonas flavescens genome encodes:
- a CDS encoding PspA/IM30 family protein, producing the protein MADLLDRAEDPARMIRMIILEMEETLVEVRATAARSIADIKEMRRAVSRLDDLQADWTGKAELALSKDREDLAKAALVERQKAGEMADGIRSELNDMEQVLRGYEADIAKLQGKLREARARQNAIAARFESAVTRAKARELMHGSRTADAFAKFELLERRADFAEGRCDALGITSLEDEIDQLKADEKIGAELEAMKAALKSRAN; encoded by the coding sequence ATGGCGGACCTGCTGGACCGCGCCGAGGATCCCGCCCGGATGATCCGCATGATCATCCTGGAGATGGAAGAGACTTTGGTCGAAGTTCGCGCCACCGCGGCCCGATCGATCGCCGACATCAAGGAGATGCGGCGCGCGGTCAGCCGGCTGGACGACCTGCAGGCCGACTGGACCGGCAAGGCCGAGCTGGCGCTGAGCAAGGACCGTGAGGACCTGGCCAAGGCAGCGTTGGTCGAGCGGCAGAAGGCGGGCGAAATGGCCGACGGCATCCGCAGCGAGCTGAACGACATGGAGCAGGTGCTGCGCGGCTACGAAGCCGACATCGCCAAGCTTCAGGGCAAGCTCCGCGAAGCCCGCGCTCGCCAGAACGCGATCGCCGCGCGGTTCGAAAGCGCGGTGACCCGCGCCAAGGCCCGCGAGCTGATGCACGGCAGCCGCACCGCGGACGCCTTCGCCAAGTTCGAGCTGCTCGAGCGCCGCGCCGACTTCGCCGAAGGGCGTTGCGATGCGCTGGGGATCACCAGCCTCGAAGACGAAATCGACCAGCTGAAAGCCGACGAGAAGATCGGCGCCGAGCTGGAAGCCATGAAAGCGGCGCTGAAAAGCCGCGCGAACTGA
- a CDS encoding PspC domain-containing protein yields the protein MARYPYSLDRKDAKIAGVASTIGAMTGVDPTFVRLGFVALAIFVSFKLTLIAYAAAGIYLVMQKRKADRTDRRMSDFDRMDEVARRRSPTVHAMRTELDETDRRLMAIDHHINSQNDELAREIEALRQEEK from the coding sequence ATGGCCCGCTACCCATATTCGCTCGACCGCAAGGACGCGAAGATCGCCGGCGTTGCGTCGACGATCGGGGCGATGACCGGCGTGGATCCGACGTTCGTCCGCCTGGGCTTCGTCGCCCTGGCCATCTTCGTCAGCTTCAAGCTGACCCTGATCGCCTACGCGGCGGCCGGCATCTACCTGGTCATGCAGAAGCGCAAAGCGGACCGCACTGACCGCCGGATGAGCGACTTCGACCGGATGGATGAGGTCGCCCGCCGCCGCAGCCCGACGGTGCACGCGATGCGCACCGAGCTGGACGAGACCGACCGCCGCCTGATGGCGATCGATCATCACATCAACAGCCAGAACGATGAGCTGGCGCGCGAGATCGAAGCGCTCCGGCAGGAGGAAAAGTGA